Genomic DNA from Marinobacter sp. LV10MA510-1:
CGCTTTGGCCTGGCTTGCAGCGGAATTGTTCGCCGCTGCACTGCTCTGTAATCTGGTATGACTCGCCCATAGCGCAGTCTCCCTCAGATTTTTTTGAACAGCGCAGAGCGCTGGGTATCCTCCGCTCCATCTGCGGCAGTGAGGAACTTCTCCATAAAAATATCGCGTTCGAACAAACGGCCTTGCATTAATGCGGTGATCGCTGCATCAATCATCGGAGGCGGGCCGCATAGGTACGCCTTCTGGCCAGAAAAGCGGCCGTCAAAATGAGCTTTCGCCGCATCGTGAACGTAGCCGCGAAACCCTTGCCAGTCGGTCTCCTCGTCGGCTTGGCTCAGGGCAGGCACATACGTGAAGTTATCGTGGTCACGGGCCAGCGTTTCAAAGAGCTCTCGGTTGTAGAGTTCTTCCGCGTTGCGCGCGCCCTGAAACAGCACAATCTGCCGTTCGTCATTCTGTTCGAGAAGATCCAGAATCATGCACTGGGGGCTTGATAGGCCCGAACCGCCAGCAACAAACATCAGATCGCCCGGTTGCGAACTGCGCACGAAAAACTGACCATAGGGACCAGACAAGTTTAGGGAGTCGCCTACGCTCAGCTGTTCATGAACGTAGCTAGTTGCGGCACCGCCTGCGACTAGCCGCACGTGCAGTTCTACTTCATCTGCTTGGCTGGGGGGGTTCGCCATGGAAAAGGCTCTTTGCCCGTCAACGCCCGGCAACTCGATGTTGATGTACTGACCAGATTGGAAGGTCATGCCTCGATCCAGCTTGAGATGCACGCCTTTGATGGTCGGCGACAGATCGACGATTTTCGTTACCGTCGCCTGGTAGTCCTCTACCGGATAGCCTTCAAAATCTTCATCAACATCAATATCCGCTTCGATGGTGACATCACTTTCAACCGTGGCGCAGCAGGCCAAAACTTTGCCGTCATCGCGCTCGCTGTCCATTAGCGCAAATGACGAAGCTTCGCCTACATTCACATCACCTTCGATCACCTGAACTTTGCAGGTTGCACAGGTTCCGTGACCGCAGGCAAATGGTAGCCAAACGCCTTGGCGCAATGCGGCCTGCAAAATAGTTTGGCCCTCTTCAACTTCAATTTGTTCGCCTATCGGCTCGATGGTAACGGTATAGCTCATCGCTTAGCCCTCAGGATGCCGAACCCTGGAGTCCTTCCAGGCCGGGTGTGGTCACAGTCAGCATGCTTTTATGATCAATACCGTTATTAGCCAGGCTGGCCTCAAGATCCGGCTTGAAATCTTCTTCATTCAAACGCCATTCGGCGCTGAAAAAGTCAGCTTTCTGTGCATCCGGATGGCCGACAACGGCTGGCTCAAGCATCTCGTTCACAAAGGCGCGGAAGGTCATATCGGGCGCAACCAGCATTGCAAACGGGGCGCAAAACAATAGGTGATGAGGCCAATAGACATACAACAACTGCATGCCATTGAAATTCTCGACGCGGTCTTTGGGTTCGGCGTGATACTCGGAAATGGCGTTAACACTCATGGTGCTCTCCTTTTTTTTATAAGTGCCCGCCCCGGCTACAGCCAGAAAGGCGGGCAAATCCGGTCAGGCGGCAGCCGTCTTGTCACGACTTGCCGAGAGGGGCTTCAGACCTTTGATATCCAGCCAGCGCTGGTGATCGGGCGAGCCGATATACTCCATATTGTCGACGCCAGGAACGATGTGGTAATACTTCTCAACCACTGTCGCCACATCCGCACCGCCGCAGTTACCCTGATAAATCTGGTGCACGGGCATCCAGGCCTGGATGTACTTTTCAGGCTCATTCTTGAAAATGTCGCAGCAACCATCAGAACAGAAGTGATAACGCTCACCTTCGTGCTTGATTTGGCGATGACTGAACACCGTCGGGTCGTCTTTCTCGGTCATAATGGTTGGTATCTGACACACTTGGCAAAGCTGGGGAAGCGTGTTGTTATAAAAACGATTCCCTTCCTTCTGCTCTTTGTCCCAATGCTCGAAGCGGTCACGGTAGTACTTGTCGAAAGTCTCGGGATACTTCTCGGACAACCAGGCCATCTCTTCTTCCTGAGGCATCCAGGTATGGAAGTTGGTCGCCTGGCTGTACTGATAGAACGTGGCCCAGGTTTGGTGGCTCGAGTGATTTTTGGCGGCGTTGGCAACGTCCTGATACTTGGGCGGGCGAATGCCGTAACGCTCAAGTTCCTTGAACAAGGCGCCACCACTTTGCTCGTAGTACATTTCCCAGGCTTCAGCCCAGGACATCACCTTGTTGGGCAGCATGTAGTCCATCATCATGCCCACCAGGCT
This window encodes:
- a CDS encoding phenol hydroxylase subunit P4 → MSVNAISEYHAEPKDRVENFNGMQLLYVYWPHHLLFCAPFAMLVAPDMTFRAFVNEMLEPAVVGHPDAQKADFFSAEWRLNEEDFKPDLEASLANNGIDHKSMLTVTTPGLEGLQGSAS
- a CDS encoding NADH:ubiquinone reductase (Na(+)-transporting) subunit F translates to MSYTVTIEPIGEQIEVEEGQTILQAALRQGVWLPFACGHGTCATCKVQVIEGDVNVGEASSFALMDSERDDGKVLACCATVESDVTIEADIDVDEDFEGYPVEDYQATVTKIVDLSPTIKGVHLKLDRGMTFQSGQYINIELPGVDGQRAFSMANPPSQADEVELHVRLVAGGAATSYVHEQLSVGDSLNLSGPYGQFFVRSSQPGDLMFVAGGSGLSSPQCMILDLLEQNDERQIVLFQGARNAEELYNRELFETLARDHDNFTYVPALSQADEETDWQGFRGYVHDAAKAHFDGRFSGQKAYLCGPPPMIDAAITALMQGRLFERDIFMEKFLTAADGAEDTQRSALFKKI